From the Paenibacillus sp. R14(2021) genome, the window ATCAATTGGCGAACATCAATACCCCTGATTCGCGTACGCTCCTCATTCAGCCATGGGATAAGTCCTCGCTTGGAGCGATCGAGAAAGCGATTTTGAAATCGGATCTCGGCTTGACTCCGTCCAATGACGGCATCACGATCCGGATCGGAATCCCGATGTTAACGGAAGAGCGTCGTACGGAACTTGTCAAAATGACGAAGAAGTTCGGCGAGGAAGCAAAGGTTGCGATTCGTAACATTCGCCGCGACGCAAACGATGACATCAAGAAATTAGAGAAGACGGACATCTCCGAAGACGAATCCCGTCGTCATCAAGACGACGTTCAGAAGACGACCGACAAATTCGTCGCTGAGGTCGAAAAAGTGCTTTCTTCGAAAGAGAAAGAGATCATGGAAGTATAATACAAGCTCACCGGCCCCTCCGAATGGTGGGGTTTGTTGCATAAATCGACATTAGCGGCGGGAGGACGAACATGTTACAGCGATTAAGAGCCTTATTCGGCAAAGCGTCCGTAAAACCGTTGCAGATGCTTGATACTGATAACATACCGCAGCATATCGCGATTATTATGGACGGCAACGGCAGGTGGGCGAAGAGCCGCGGACTGCCGCGTATGGCCGGTCATCATTCCGGTATGAAAGCGGTCAAGCGAATTACAATGGCTGCAGATCGGCTTGGTGTCAAATATTTAACGCTATATGCTTTTTCGACGGAGAATTGGAAACGTCCGAAGGCGGAAGTGGAATTTTTGATGAAGCTCCCGCAAGAGTTTTTGGCGAGCGAGCTGAAGGATTTAATGGAGAAGCGCGTCCAAATTCGGATGATGGGATATAAAGGCGATTTGCCGGATCATACGCTGAAGGCCGTGGAAGACGCCATAGCCAAAACAGCTAACAATGACGGTATCGTGCTTACCTTTGCCCTGAATTATGGCAGCCGCAAGGAAATGATCGAAGCCGTGCGGAGCATCGGACAAGATGTACAGGACGGGAAGCTTTCGCCTGGACAGATTGAAGAATCTCATATGCAGCAGTATCTGTTGACGGCCGATGTGCCGGATCCGGATTTGCTTATCCGTACGAGCGGCGAGCTTCGTCTCAGCAACTTTATGCTTTGGCAGCTTGCTTACAGTGAAATGTGGTTTACAGACGTTTATTGGCCCGAATTTACAGAAGAGCACTTCAATGAGGCGGTCCGTGAATATCAGCGCAGGGCTCGCCGATATGGTGGACTGTAACGAGCCGAACTGGAGAGTGTTTTTCAGATGAAACAACGCATCGTGACTGGTGTCATAGGCGGCACTGGCTTTATTGTACTGACGATTCTTGGCGGATGGTTTTTCTTCGCACTTCTACTCTTATTGGCCGTAATTGGATTTATGGAGTACATCCGGATGAACGGCGTTTCAATTAAACATCCGCTGGCATGGATTGGACTCGCAGGGATGCTGGTCCTTTTCTTGCCCTGGAGCGACTTTGGCTTGAAGGAGCCGGCAGCTTTACATACGCTTTGGCTGGTTTTGTTTTTGCTGCTTACGGTCACTGTACTTTCCAAGAATGTCATTACGATCGACGGTGCAGCACTGATGCTCCTAGGCGCACTGTATATCGGTTATGGCTTTCATGCGATGTATGCGGTTCGTCATGGCGATTCGCATGGATTAATGACGACATGCATGGCATTCGGCGCGATCTGGGCATCTGACATAGGAGCGTACTTTACTGGACGGGCGATTGGCAAGAATAAGCTGTGGCCGGCAATCAGTCCCAATAAAACGGTTGAGGGTTCACTGGGCGGCGTCGTGCTTGCTATTATCGTCTCGCTTATTTTTGCGTTCGCTTATCCGGATGTGATCAGCATTGGACGGGCACTTCTTATTGGCCTTGCAGCAGCCGTAGCGGGACAGCTTGGTGACCTGATTCAATCCGCATACAAGCGCGTCCGCGGCATTAAGGATACGGGCTCCATTCTCCCTGGCCATGGCGGTGTACTGGACCGCTGCGACAGCTGGTTAATCGTGTTTCCGCTGCTCGTAATGACCAATCTGCTGCCGCTCTGAGACATAGGAGGCAAATTGCTTGAAGAAAATTACGATTTTGGGATCTACGGGATCGATCGGCACGCAAACGCTGGACATTATCAGCCGCGAGCCGGATCGTTATCAGGTTGAAGGGCTGGCAGCAGGGAACAACGTGGAGCTGCTTATTCAACAAGCCAAACAGTTTCATGCGAAAATGGTCTGTGTATCGACAAGGTCGCTTGCAGAGGAAGCGAAGGCAGCACTTCCTGCCGGTACAAAGGTTGTTTTTGGAGATGAAGGTTTGATAGAAATTGCCGCTTCGACGGATGCGAATTATGTCGTGACCGCCATTGTTGGCAGCAGAGGGCTTCCGGCGACGCTGGCAGCCATCGATGCAGGTAAAACAATCGGACTGGCCAATAAAGAAACGCTGGTAACCGCTGGACATTTGGTCATGCGAAGAGCGGCAGAGCGAGGCGTCCCTATTCTTCCGATCGACAGCGAGCATTCCGCTATTTTTCAATGCTTGAACGGTGAACGTCGAAGCGACGTGAAACAAATTACGCTGACGGCTTCAGGCGGATCGTTCCGCGATCGTACGAGAGTTGAACTTGAAGGTGTCACCGTCGCTGAAGCCCTCAATCACCCCAACTGGTCCATGGGTGCGAAGGTAACGATCGATTCCGCTACAATGGCGAACAAAGGCTTAGAGGTCATCGAGGCGCACTGGCTGTTCGATCTGCCATATGATCAGATCAAGGTGTTAATCCACCCGGAGAGTATCATTCATTCGTACGTGGAATTTATCGATCACAGCATCGTCGCGCAGCTCGGCATGCCGGACATGCGCGTTCCGATTCAATATGCACTGACTTATCCTGAACGCAGATCGACACCGACGGAAGCTTTGGATTTGGCGAAGCTGGCTGCGCTTCATTTTCGCGAAATGGACTTCGACAGGTATCCTTGCCTTCGGTTCGCATACGAGAGCGGGAGGACTGGCAGATCGGCACCGACCGTCTTCAATGCTGCAAATGAAACCGCTGTTGCTCGATTCTTGGATGGGAAGATTTCTTTCCTTGAAATCGAGCATGTTATCGCATCGGTCCTGAACCGCCATGATGTCATCGATGTCCCGGACATAGAGGCGATTGCAGAAGTAGATGCATGGGCGCGCCGGGCAGCGCTTAGCTTCTAACAGGGGGTTCTCTTGAATCGAACGGGAGAATAATGATAATCTAAGTACAGGCCGTTACGAACAGGAGGCTCGAGAGCGATGCATATGATACAGGTCGTCTTTATGACGGTAATGGTCTTCTTCGTCATTGTGACCATCCATGAATGGGGTCACTTTTATTTTGCGAAGCGTGCCGGAATTTTGGTAAGAGAATTTGCAATCGGATTTGGGCCGAAGCTGTTTTCCATTAAGCGAGGCGAAACGCGCTATACACTGCGACTTGTACCGGCGGGCGGATTCGTACGGATGGCTGGCGAAGATCCGGAATTGGTTGAGGTGCAGACCGGTCAAACCGTGGCTGTGCGCGTGAAGGACGGCGTCGTCACCCGTATTTACTTGGATCGGCTCGATGAACGCAGCAATGTCGTACGCGGAGAAGTTGAAACAATCGATATTGAACGGAAGCTGAAACTTGCCTTGAATGCTGACGGCGTGATTGAATCGTTCGACATTCATCCGCAGGCGCTCATGATCAGCAAGGGGAAAGAAACGCAGATCGCGCCGCTCGATCGGCAGTTTGGCAGCAAGACGGTAGGCCAGCGCGCGCTTGCGATTGTTGCAGGGCCAGTTATGAACTTTATACTGGCATTCGCGCTGTTTGCTGCGTATTTCCAAATGGCAGGGGTGCCAATGGAGAACCCAGACAAGCTACTTATAGGAGATATCGTCGCTGGTATGCCGGCATCCAAAGCGGATATCAAAGTCGGTGACGTAATTGATTCCATTAACGGGATCAAGATCGGTGCGGATTCCGAGAAAATGATCGGCATCATCAGCAAGTCGGTGAATGTCCCGCTGACGTTTACCGTCATCAGGGACGGCAAACCGCTGACTTCGAAAATCACACCGAAGAAGGATCCAGATACCGGAGTAGGGAAGCTCGGTATTTCGGCAGCGATTCCTTCGCGACCGGTTTCCTTCGGTGAAACCTTCACCTACGCGGGCAAGGCAATGAAGAACATGACGATTTTGATCTTTGGCGGGTTTAAGAAAATCCTTATCGGTGATTTCAAAATGGATGATCTTGGCGGTCCGTTACGTACGGCCCAAGTGACGAGCCAAATCGCAGAGCAAGGCTTCACGCAGCTCACTTCATGGGTAGCTGTATTAAGTTTATATTTGGGGATATTCAATCTGCTGCCGGTTCCGGCGCTCGATGGCAGCCGTCTGCTCTTCCTTGGCCTGGAAGCAGTTCGCGGCCGTCCGGTCGATCCGAACCGGGAAAGCATGGTGCATTTCATCGGGTTTGCGATGCTGATGCTGCTGATGCTGGCTGTTACGTATAATGATATTTTGCGCTTGGTAAGAGGGGAGCACTAGTCGGTCATGTCGAAAGAAAAACAATTCGTAACGGAAATTACGCCGCAGGGCGAGGATTTCTCCCGTTGGTACATCGATGTCATCAAGAAAGCGGAACTGATGGACTATTCACCGGTTCGCGGCTGCATCGTGTTCCGTCCGGAAGGCTTTGAAATTTGGGAACATATGCGCGATGAACTGGACCGCCGCTTCAAGGAAACCGGTCATCGCAATGCGTACTTCCCGATGTTTATTCCAGAGAGCTTCTTCCAGAAAGAGAAGG encodes:
- a CDS encoding isoprenyl transferase, giving the protein MLQRLRALFGKASVKPLQMLDTDNIPQHIAIIMDGNGRWAKSRGLPRMAGHHSGMKAVKRITMAADRLGVKYLTLYAFSTENWKRPKAEVEFLMKLPQEFLASELKDLMEKRVQIRMMGYKGDLPDHTLKAVEDAIAKTANNDGIVLTFALNYGSRKEMIEAVRSIGQDVQDGKLSPGQIEESHMQQYLLTADVPDPDLLIRTSGELRLSNFMLWQLAYSEMWFTDVYWPEFTEEHFNEAVREYQRRARRYGGL
- a CDS encoding phosphatidate cytidylyltransferase, encoding MKQRIVTGVIGGTGFIVLTILGGWFFFALLLLLAVIGFMEYIRMNGVSIKHPLAWIGLAGMLVLFLPWSDFGLKEPAALHTLWLVLFLLLTVTVLSKNVITIDGAALMLLGALYIGYGFHAMYAVRHGDSHGLMTTCMAFGAIWASDIGAYFTGRAIGKNKLWPAISPNKTVEGSLGGVVLAIIVSLIFAFAYPDVISIGRALLIGLAAAVAGQLGDLIQSAYKRVRGIKDTGSILPGHGGVLDRCDSWLIVFPLLVMTNLLPL
- the frr gene encoding ribosome recycling factor, with the translated sequence MPQSIKKNAEERMEKAIGALRRDLSTLRAGRATPALLDRLQVEYYGSMTPVNQLANINTPDSRTLLIQPWDKSSLGAIEKAILKSDLGLTPSNDGITIRIGIPMLTEERRTELVKMTKKFGEEAKVAIRNIRRDANDDIKKLEKTDISEDESRRHQDDVQKTTDKFVAEVEKVLSSKEKEIMEV
- the rseP gene encoding RIP metalloprotease RseP; the protein is MHMIQVVFMTVMVFFVIVTIHEWGHFYFAKRAGILVREFAIGFGPKLFSIKRGETRYTLRLVPAGGFVRMAGEDPELVEVQTGQTVAVRVKDGVVTRIYLDRLDERSNVVRGEVETIDIERKLKLALNADGVIESFDIHPQALMISKGKETQIAPLDRQFGSKTVGQRALAIVAGPVMNFILAFALFAAYFQMAGVPMENPDKLLIGDIVAGMPASKADIKVGDVIDSINGIKIGADSEKMIGIISKSVNVPLTFTVIRDGKPLTSKITPKKDPDTGVGKLGISAAIPSRPVSFGETFTYAGKAMKNMTILIFGGFKKILIGDFKMDDLGGPLRTAQVTSQIAEQGFTQLTSWVAVLSLYLGIFNLLPVPALDGSRLLFLGLEAVRGRPVDPNRESMVHFIGFAMLMLLMLAVTYNDILRLVRGEH
- a CDS encoding 1-deoxy-D-xylulose-5-phosphate reductoisomerase; amino-acid sequence: MKKITILGSTGSIGTQTLDIISREPDRYQVEGLAAGNNVELLIQQAKQFHAKMVCVSTRSLAEEAKAALPAGTKVVFGDEGLIEIAASTDANYVVTAIVGSRGLPATLAAIDAGKTIGLANKETLVTAGHLVMRRAAERGVPILPIDSEHSAIFQCLNGERRSDVKQITLTASGGSFRDRTRVELEGVTVAEALNHPNWSMGAKVTIDSATMANKGLEVIEAHWLFDLPYDQIKVLIHPESIIHSYVEFIDHSIVAQLGMPDMRVPIQYALTYPERRSTPTEALDLAKLAALHFREMDFDRYPCLRFAYESGRTGRSAPTVFNAANETAVARFLDGKISFLEIEHVIASVLNRHDVIDVPDIEAIAEVDAWARRAALSF